One Stigmatopora argus isolate UIUO_Sarg chromosome 12, RoL_Sarg_1.0, whole genome shotgun sequence genomic window carries:
- the uqcr11 gene encoding cytochrome b-c1 complex subunit 10, producing MLSKVVGQKYVSMAKSWIPTLAVWGTVGGVAVVHFTDWRVFLDYVPYINGKFKKDN from the exons ATGTTGAGTAAAGTGGTTGGACAAAAATATGTTTCGATGGCTAAGTCATG GATCCCAACGCTGGCTGTATGGGGTACAGTAGGTGGTGTAGCTGTGGTCCATTTCACAGACTGGCGAGTCTTTTTGGACTACGTTCCTTACATCAATGGCAAGTTCAAAAAGGATAACTAG